In the genome of Candidatus Neomarinimicrobiota bacterium, one region contains:
- the hypE gene encoding hydrogenase expression/formation protein HypE yields the protein MNAMELSCPLPFEDSEKISLAHGGGGRRMAQLIKEVILPHFPDGKVENIHDGAILEFGTERLAFTTDSFVVTPPFFPGGNIGDLAVNGTINDLAVCGARPLYLSCALILEEGYAMESLRQVLVSMGAAAEAAGVALVTGDTKVVDRGKGDGIFITTTGVGRVLPNARIDPRRVRPGDVVIINGPVGDHGMTIMSQRENLAMQGDLTSDTRALHREVEALIERYGETIHCLRDMTRGGLATVMNEIARTAGVSISLREQAIPVNPPVRSACELLGLDPLYVANEGKLAIFAESGTEEQIT from the coding sequence ATGAATGCCATGGAACTCAGCTGCCCCCTGCCCTTTGAGGACAGCGAGAAGATCAGTCTGGCGCACGGTGGCGGCGGCCGACGGATGGCCCAACTGATCAAGGAGGTCATCCTGCCCCACTTCCCCGACGGCAAGGTAGAGAACATCCACGACGGCGCCATCCTGGAATTCGGCACCGAACGTCTGGCCTTCACCACCGACTCGTTCGTGGTAACACCACCTTTCTTCCCCGGCGGTAACATCGGCGACCTGGCCGTCAACGGCACCATCAACGACCTGGCGGTATGCGGCGCCCGGCCCCTCTATCTCAGCTGCGCCCTCATCCTGGAGGAGGGCTACGCCATGGAATCGCTGCGCCAGGTGCTGGTCTCCATGGGCGCGGCAGCCGAAGCGGCGGGCGTGGCCCTGGTCACCGGCGACACCAAAGTGGTGGACCGCGGGAAAGGCGACGGCATCTTCATCACCACCACCGGCGTCGGACGGGTCCTACCCAACGCCAGGATCGATCCCCGCCGCGTCCGGCCCGGGGATGTGGTCATCATCAATGGCCCCGTCGGAGACCACGGTATGACCATCATGTCCCAACGGGAAAACCTCGCCATGCAGGGCGATCTGACCAGCGACACCCGCGCCCTGCATCGGGAGGTTGAGGCCCTGATCGAACGCTACGGGGAGACCATCCACTGCCTACGGGACATGACCCGCGGCGGGCTCGCCACCGTTATGAACGAGATCGCCCGGACCGCCGGCGTCTCCATCAGTCTCAGGGAACAGGCCATCCCGGTGAACCCGCCGGTGCGAAGCGCCTGCGAACTGCTGGGACTGGACCCCCTCTACGTGGCCAACGAAGGAAAACTGGCCATATTCGCCGAAAGCGGCACCGAAGAGCAGATCACGG